A part of Neoarius graeffei isolate fNeoGra1 chromosome 8, fNeoGra1.pri, whole genome shotgun sequence genomic DNA contains:
- the si:dkey-160o24.3 gene encoding N-acetyllactosaminide beta-1,3-N-acetylglucosaminyltransferase 2, translating into MASCLWRYRRRILLCICTPCILLGCLFLYITLALCLAMAPTYPSDGQIITSNLLDRHFVATGTTNSSILASYPAQPFWRQDLNKTAFWNLIQHVMDRQHNPILQASGNGSRKDNITSLNQNGSFPNYKRMWRMSDYVTLPIHIQRFINSMHCRDYPLLIDQPGLCAKMAEAPKLLLAIKSQVPNFRNRQAIRMTWGYSGLLKGQVGKGGRVHRVFLLGKIDEALSKDIEKESEMYNDIIMWDFMDTFFNLTLKDILFWDWFSKHCQNARFVLKGDDDVFVRTPALLDYLENQEKLHLKRHGYAKKMDDFVIGDIITSAIPRRSETNKYFIPESFYEGMYPTYPGGGGVVYSGALVPRLLQVSRRVHLFPIDDVYLGMCLQRLGVTPIDHPAFLTFDFKAADAKEPCAHHTILLVHKRSPKEMLNLWMETLVPSAECRNATLREKRSKRWLSE; encoded by the coding sequence ATGGCCAGTTGTCTGTGGAGATATCGCCGCCGGATCCTACTGTGCATATGTACGCCATGTATACTCCTTGGATGCCTTTTCCTCTACATAACATTGGCTTTATGTTTAGCCATGGCTCCCACCTACCCATCTGATGGGCAAATTATCACCTCTAACCTGCTAGACAGACACTTTGTAGCCACAGGGACCACTAATTCCAGTATACTGGCCTCCTATCCAGCTCAGCCCTTTTGGAGACAGGACCTGAACAAAACAGCATTTTGGAATCTGATCCAACATGTCATGGACCGCCAGCATAACCCCATCCTTCAAGCCTCAGGAAACGGTTCCCGTAAAGATAACATCACATCACTGAACCAAAATGGATCTTTTCCAAACTATAAAAGGATGTGGAGAATGTCAGATTATGTCACTCTGCCAATTCATATACAGAGGTTTATCAATTCTATGCACTGTAGAGACTACCCACTGCTCATTGACCAGCCAGGATTGTGTGCCAAAATGGCAGAGGCTCCAAAGTTGCTGCTGGCTATTAAGTCACAGGTGCCTAACTTTAGGAACCGCCAAGCCATCAGGATGACATGGGGGTATTCAGGCCTGCTGAAGGGGCAGGTGGGGAAAGGAGGACGAGTGCACAGGGTTTTTCTCTTGGGCAAGATTGATGAAGCCCTTAGTAAAGATATTGAAAAAGAGAGTGAAAtgtataatgacattataatgtgGGACTTCATGGACACTTTCTTTAACCTGACGCTGAAGGACATACTGTTCTGGGATTGGTTCTCCAAGCACTGCCAGAATGCCCGCTTTGTGTTAAAGGGTGATGACGATGTCTTTGTGAGGACGCCCGCTCTCCTGGACTACTTGGAGAATCAGGAAAAGCTTCACTTAAAAAGACATGGGTATGCCAAGAAAATGGATGACTTTGTTATTGGGGACATTATCACCTCTGCGATCCCTCGGCGCTCAGAAACCAACAAGTATTTCATCCCTGAAAGTTTCTATGAGGGCATGTATCCAACATATCCAGGTGGAGGAGGGGTAGTCTACTCTGGTGCTCTGGTTCCCAGGCTTCTCCAGGTATCCAGGAGAGTTCATCTGTTTCCTATTGATGATGTTTACCTGGGGATGTGCCTTCAAAGGCTGGGGGTCACCCCCATTGACCACCCAGCCTTCCTTACTTTTGATTTTAAAGCTGCAGACGCAAAGGAGCCCTGTGCCCACCATACCATTCTGCTGGTCCACAAACGCAGTCCCAAAGAAATGTTAAACTTGTGGATGGAGACCTTGGTGCCAAGCGCCGAATGTCGAAACGCAACCCTTAGAGAGAAACGCAGTAAGAGATGGCTTTCTGAATGA